Proteins encoded within one genomic window of Drosophila willistoni isolate 14030-0811.24 chromosome XL unlocalized genomic scaffold, UCI_dwil_1.1 Seg141, whole genome shotgun sequence:
- the LOC6648395 gene encoding acidic phospholipase A2 PA4, with translation MSLLALSLVLLVIGQMMLTSSGSAVLISDMTMTVMVELSSRHPFCKMHTDRGDIQRMLLQSDPRRIRQVPRESVMELEEVCRRQGSYGNEFRGGLGFIYPGTKWCGPGTAATSYDDLGAHAREDRCCREHDMCPDVLNVGECRRGLCNRGTFTRSHCDCDARFRRCLQAANTETANTLGAIFYNVVQVTCFQERSPCSAHQRAGYNQTEQEEICAQWQYQPSEKYVPSQPRTSS, from the exons ATGAGTTTGCTGGCGTTGTCGCTGGTACTGTTAGTCATCGGTCAGATGATGCTAACCAGTTCCGGCTCAGCTGTTCTTATCTCGGACATGACCATGACGGTAATGGTGGAGTTGTCCTCCCGGCATCCCTTCTGCAAAATGCATACAGATCG TGGCGATATACAACGCATGTTGTTGCAATCGGATCCAAGACGTATTCGTCAGGTGCCACGTGAATCGGTTATGGAACTGGAAGAGGTTTGCCGACGTCAGGGCTCGTATGGCAATGAGTTTCGTGGTGGATTGGGCTTTATTTATCCTGGGACTAAATGGTGTGGTCCTGGCACTGCGGCAACAAGCTACGATGATCTGGGTGCACACGCACGCGAGGATCGCTGCTGTCGGGAACATGACATGTGTCCCGATGTACTCAATGTGGGCGAATGTCGACGTGGATTGTGCAATAGGGGCACCTTCACTCGTTCCCATTGCGATTGCGATGCCCGATTTAGACGTTGCCTGCAGGCGGCCAATACGGAAACGGCTAACACATTGGGAGCCATTTTCTATAATGTGGTCCAGGTGACATGCTTCCAGGAACGCAGTCCCTGTTCTGCGCATCAGAG AGCTGGCTACAATCAAACGGAACAGGAGGAAATCTGTGCCCAATGGCAATATCAGCCATCGGAGAAATATGTGCCCAGTCAGCCACGAACTTCCTCGTAA